Genomic DNA from Alkalihalobacterium alkalinitrilicum:
GCCCCACACCGAAGTTTACTAAGGGCTGCTGGGGTAAAAGAAGAGGATATGGACAAACCATTTATCGGTGTTTGTAATTCATACATCGATATCATTCCAGGGCACATGCATTTAAATAAGTTTGCCGAAGTTGCAAAGGAAGCAATCCGAGAAGCTGGAGGTATTCCGTTTGAATTTAACACAATTGGTGTGGATGACGGGATCGCAATGGGACATATCGGAATGCGTTATTCATTACCAAGTCGAGAAATTATTTGTGACGCAGCTGAAACAGTGATCAATGCGCACTGGTTTGATGGAGTATTTTACATCCCAAACTGTGACAAAATAACTCCAGGTATGCTTATGGCATCTGTTCGGACAAATGTTCCATCTGTCTTTGTATCAGGAGGACCGATGGAAGCAGGAAGAACGAAAGATGGAAAGAGTTTATCACTAGCATCTGTATTTGAAGGTGTCGGAGCATTTGCTTCTGGAAGTATGTCACGTGAGGAACTATTAGAAATTGAACAATCAGCATGCCCGACATGTGGATCTTGTTCAGGGATGTTCACAGCTAACTCAATGAATACATTAATGGAAATGCTCGGTGTAGCCCTTCCAGGAAATGGAACACTTGTAGCAACTTCAGAAGGTAGACATCAATTAATAAAAGATGCAGCTAAACATTTAATGACGTTAATAGAAAAAGATATTCGTCCACGTGACATCATTACAAAAGAAGCAATTGACGATGCATTCGCATTAGATATGGCAATGGGTGGATCAACAAATACTGTTCTTCATACATTAGCGATTGCGAATGAAGCAGAAATTGATTATAACATTAGCGACATTAACAAAATTGCTGAACGTGTACCGTATTTAAGTAAAATTAGTCCAGCATCGGACTATTCAATGGATGATGTTCATAAAGCGGGTGGTGTTAGTGCCATCATGAAAGAACTTTGTCAAATTGAAGGAGCGATCCATCCTGAACGTATTACGATTTCAGGTAAAACAATTTGGGAAACTGTTAAAGATGCTGAAATCACGAATGATGAAGTTATTCGTAGAAAAGATAATCCTTATAGCTCAGTAGGTGGATTATCGGTGTTATTCGGAAATTTAGCACCAGATGGTGGAGTTATAAAAGTTGGAGCTGTAGATGCATCCATCAAAGTATTTGAAGGTGATGCTATCGTCTATAACTCACAAGAAGAAGCACTAGAAGGAATTAACAACGGCGATGTAAGAGAAGGTCATGTTGTCGTCATTCGTTATGAAGGTCCAAAAGGTGGACCAGGAATGCCTGAAATGCTAGCACCGACTTCATCGATTGTTGGACGCGGCTTAGGAACAAAGGTTGCACTAATTACTGATGGACGTTTCTCGGGTGCCTCAAGAGGTATTTCAATTGGTCATATTAGCCCAGAAGCAGCTGAGGGTGGACCAATTGCCTTTGTTGAAAATGGAGACAAAATCACATTAGATTTAACCAACCGTACGATTACACTCAATGTTGATGATGTTGAGCTGGCAAATAGAAAAGAAGGTTGGAAAGAGCCAGAACCGAAAGTGAAAAAAGGTTACTTAGCTCGCTATTCTAAACTAGTTACATCAGCTAATACTGGTGGCGTCATGAAAATATAACAATAGATATAAATAACTATAAATATAAAACGTTGAAGAGGAAAAGTAGTTAGTAAGGAACAGCATCTACAGAGAGCCGCATGTGCTGAGAGGCGG
This window encodes:
- the ilvD gene encoding dihydroxy-acid dehydratase; this encodes MRSNMIKKGIDRAPHRSLLRAAGVKEEDMDKPFIGVCNSYIDIIPGHMHLNKFAEVAKEAIREAGGIPFEFNTIGVDDGIAMGHIGMRYSLPSREIICDAAETVINAHWFDGVFYIPNCDKITPGMLMASVRTNVPSVFVSGGPMEAGRTKDGKSLSLASVFEGVGAFASGSMSREELLEIEQSACPTCGSCSGMFTANSMNTLMEMLGVALPGNGTLVATSEGRHQLIKDAAKHLMTLIEKDIRPRDIITKEAIDDAFALDMAMGGSTNTVLHTLAIANEAEIDYNISDINKIAERVPYLSKISPASDYSMDDVHKAGGVSAIMKELCQIEGAIHPERITISGKTIWETVKDAEITNDEVIRRKDNPYSSVGGLSVLFGNLAPDGGVIKVGAVDASIKVFEGDAIVYNSQEEALEGINNGDVREGHVVVIRYEGPKGGPGMPEMLAPTSSIVGRGLGTKVALITDGRFSGASRGISIGHISPEAAEGGPIAFVENGDKITLDLTNRTITLNVDDVELANRKEGWKEPEPKVKKGYLARYSKLVTSANTGGVMKI